The Dictyoglomus sp. DNA segment TACAGAAAAATCTTAAATGAGTTTTATCTAAAATACCTTGTTCTTCATACTTAAAATTTTTATCGATAATAATTCTTTTCAATACACTATAATGCCCAACATTAGGTAAGCTTATTATAAGAAATCCTTTTGGTCTCAAACAAAAAATTATCTTATCTATAGTTCTCCATGGATCATAAAGATGCTCAAGAACATCTGCACAAATTATTATATCAAAATATTCTTCGAAAAAAGATAGATCTATACTTTCTATATCTCCAATTATGAATTTATCTATCTTAGGATGAGTTTGATTACTATTTGGAAGTTGTATAAGATCGACACCTACAACTTCTTTTGCTAAACCTAACTCTTTTAATTTAATTAGAGTATTTCCTTCTCCTGCTCCAATCTCAAGAACTTTAGCATTATTTATAGGCGGAAATAGTTTTATAATATCCCATCTAATTCCAGAAAAATAGCCTTTATCTTTTTCCTCATAAAATTTCAAACATTTCTCAGTCTTCCCCATTTTTTATCCTTCTCAGAAAGAATTATCTCATCTATTTCCTCAAGAGGCCATTTTATACCTATATCTGGATCGTTCCAGATTATTCC contains these protein-coding regions:
- a CDS encoding class I SAM-dependent methyltransferase; translation: MGKTEKCLKFYEEKDKGYFSGIRWDIIKLFPPINNAKVLEIGAGEGNTLIKLKELGLAKEVVGVDLIQLPNSNQTHPKIDKFIIGDIESIDLSFFEEYFDIIICADVLEHLYDPWRTIDKIIFCLRPKGFLIISLPNVGHYSVLKRIIIDKNFKYEEQGILDKTHLRFFCRKNIIDLFPNPNFKILRFIPNFELNRYFKGFINNISLNFSLEDLKKAGYQ